From the Fimbriimonadaceae bacterium genome, the window GCCTGGACCATTGAGTATGACCGGCGCGTGCTCAAAGATCTGAAGCGGCTCGACCGGCAGGCTCAACAGGCCATTCTGGATTATTTCGATGATCGAATTGCGCCCACTGACGATCCCCGCGTGTTTGGTAAACCTTTGAAAGCCTCGTTCGCGGGTCTGTGGCGCTATCGGATCGGCGATTATCGAGCCATCTGCCGGATCGAAGATAACAGAATGGTGGTCTTGGTAGTGCGGGTGGCCCATCGGAGCACGGT encodes:
- a CDS encoding type II toxin-antitoxin system RelE/ParE family toxin, with protein sequence MAWTIEYDRRVLKDLKRLDRQAQQAILDYFDDRIAPTDDPRVFGKPLKASFAGLWRYRIGDYRAICRIEDNRMVVLVVRVAHRSTVYED